The genomic segment AGGGTGTGGGCGTCGGCGAGGACTTTGCGGTAGGTGGCGAGGGCCTGGGGGGCGCGGTCGGGGTCGCTGGTGAAGCCGCCTTCGAAGGTGCCGACGTGTTGGTATTCGAGGTGGGCGAGGTCGGCGCTGTCGCAGGTGCCGGTGTCGATGAGGGTCCAGTAGAGGGCGCCGTTTTCGCCGCCGATGAGGTCGGCGAGGATGTGCGCGGCTTCGCGCAGGGGGTGGTGGGCGCTGAGGCCGGGGCTGGTGGCGGCGAGGTGGACGCGGGTGAGGTCGGGGTCGGTGAGGGTGCGGGTGTGGTCGGGCCGGGTGGGGGGGCGGGTGTCGGGGTGGGGGGTGGGGGTGCCGGTGGGCCAGTCTTTGAGGTGGTGTTCGGCCCAGGTGGTGAGGTGGTGGGGGTCGAACTGGCCGGTGATGGCGAGGGTGATGCGCTGGGCGCCGTAGCGGGCGTGGTGGTGGGCGCGCAGGGTGTCGGGGGTGAGGTTCGTGACGGTGTCGGTGGTGCCGAGGATGGGTTGGCCGAGTGGGTGGTCGCCCCAGTAGTCGGCGCGGAGCTGGTCGGTGACGCGGACGCTGGGCTGGTCGGCGTACATGGCGATTTCTTCGAGGATGACGCCGCGTTCGGTGTGGATGTCGTCGTCGCGCAGGGCGGGGCGCATCAGTTCGGTGAGGGTGTGGAGGAGTTCGGGGGTGTGTTCGGGGAGGGTGGCGGCGTGGTAGACGGTGGCTTCTTCGCTGGTAAAGGCGTTGGCGTGCCCGCCGAGGTCGTCGAGGCGTTCGTTGAGTTCGCGGGCGCTGAGTTCGTCGCTGCCTTTGAACAGCAGGTGTTCGATGAAGTGGCTGGCACCCATGTCCTGGGGGGTTTCTTCGCGGCTGCCGGTGTTGACGAAGTACCCGGCGGCGATGGTCTGGGCGTCGGGGTCGGGTTCGAGGAGGAGGGTGAGGCCGTTGGGAAGGGTGTGGTGGTGCAGTTGAGTGGGGGGCAGGTCAGGCATGGGTGGCGTCCGGGTGGGGGGTGGGGTCGCTGGGGCCGAGGGTGACGGTGGTGGCGTCCCGCGTGGGGTCGTAGCTGCTCAGGAAGTCGTTGACGTGCGTCAGGGTGAGGGCCTGGATGCTCTGGCGGAGGGTCTGGACGGAGCGGGGGTGGCCGAACAGGGCGACGTCGCGGGTGAGGGCGTGGGCGCGGCCGCGCAGGCTTTCAGCTCCGAAGATGACGCTGGTGGCGAGGCCGGTGCGGGCCCGTTCGAACTCGGCGGGGGTGAGGCCCTGCGGGAGGCGGGCGAGTTCCGCGCGGAGCACCTGGAGGGTCTCGGGGGCGCGGTCGGGGGTGCTGGCGGCGTACGCGCTGAGGTAGCCGTGCCCGCCGAGGAGGATGGGGCTGGCGCTGACGGAGTACGCGAGGCCGCGTTCCTCGCGGACGGCGTGGAACAGTCGGCTGGCGCTGCCGCCGCTGAGGGCGGTCAGGGCGACCTGCCACGCCAGCCAGTGCGCGTCGCGGGGGCCGACGCCGGGCGCGGTGAGGCTGAGGTGCGTCTGCTCGCCGTCGGGGTGGGGCTCGTGGGCCTGCGCGTGGGCATGGAAGGGCGCGGGGACGGGTTCGTCGAGGCCGGGTCGCAGGCCGCCGAGGGTCCCTTCGACGAGGGCGAGGGCGTCATCTGGGTCGAGGTCGGCGACGAGCCCCAGGACGCTGCCCGCCTGCCCGTAGCGGGTCAGGTGTGCGCGTACGCCCTGCGGCGTGAGGGCGTCCAGGCCGTCGGTGGTGCCGCTGGCGGGGTGCGCGTACCCGGCGGACGGGGAGGCGGCGGGGCGGGGGAAGGCGACCTGCCGGGCGCGGGTGGCGAGCCGGTCGGCGGGGCTGTCCTCCAGACCCTCCAGGTCCTGCCGGGCGAGGTCGGTGAGGATCTCGAATTCGTCCTCGGGCAGTTCGGGGCGGTTCAGGACGTCGGCGGTGAGGGCGAGCGCGGCGCGCAGGTCGGCGCGCAGGCCGCTGACGCCGATGCGGGTCGCCTCGGGGCCGACGCCGCCGCCCCGGCGCACGCCGAGGTCGTCAAAGGCGTCCTGCAGGGCGCGGGCGTCCATCCCGGCGGCTCCCTTGAACAGCCATTCCTCCAGCACGCCGCCCGTGCCTTCCGCCCCGGCGGGGTCGTGGGCGCTGCCGACCGGGACGCGCAGGTCGAACGCGAAACCGGGCGTGTGGCGGCGTTCGAACACGACGGTCAGGCCGCCGGGCAGGGTCCACAGGTGGGC from the Deinococcus sedimenti genome contains:
- a CDS encoding M16 family metallopeptidase; translation: MPVRPPPSSPAHLWTLPGGLTVVFERRHTPGFAFDLRVPVGSAHDPAGAEGTGGVLEEWLFKGAAGMDARALQDAFDDLGVRRGGGVGPEATRIGVSGLRADLRAALALTADVLNRPELPEDEFEILTDLARQDLEGLEDSPADRLATRARQVAFPRPAASPSAGYAHPASGTTDGLDALTPQGVRAHLTRYGQAGSVLGLVADLDPDDALALVEGTLGGLRPGLDEPVPAPFHAHAQAHEPHPDGEQTHLSLTAPGVGPRDAHWLAWQVALTALSGGSASRLFHAVREERGLAYSVSASPILLGGHGYLSAYAASTPDRAPETLQVLRAELARLPQGLTPAEFERARTGLATSVIFGAESLRGRAHALTRDVALFGHPRSVQTLRQSIQALTLTHVNDFLSSYDPTRDATTVTLGPSDPTPHPDATHA
- a CDS encoding M16 family metallopeptidase — translated: MPDLPPTQLHHHTLPNGLTLLLEPDPDAQTIAAGYFVNTGSREETPQDMGASHFIEHLLFKGSDELSARELNERLDDLGGHANAFTSEEATVYHAATLPEHTPELLHTLTELMRPALRDDDIHTERGVILEEIAMYADQPSVRVTDQLRADYWGDHPLGQPILGTTDTVTNLTPDTLRAHHHARYGAQRITLAITGQFDPHHLTTWAEHHLKDWPTGTPTPHPDTRPPTRPDHTRTLTDPDLTRVHLAATSPGLSAHHPLREAAHILADLIGGENGALYWTLIDTGTCDSADLAHLEYQHVGTFEGGFTSDPDRAPQALATYRKVLADAHTLITPHAVRRAARKLAVSTLLRAETPQGRLFTLGMEYLATGRTLSTDDLVKRYENVTVEQVQEVLRLCPMDRLTVVALGPISEL